A single window of Salvelinus namaycush isolate Seneca chromosome 11, SaNama_1.0, whole genome shotgun sequence DNA harbors:
- the mcm6l gene encoding MCM6 minichromosome maintenance deficient 6, like, whose amino-acid sequence MEPGAETSTAGVSVKDDLSEKCQKLFLEFLEEFQDTNGELLYHPDAEELIRPERNTLTVNFTNIEHFNQQLATTIQEEYYRVYPFLCRAVRYFARDHGNMPVAKEFYVAFSDFPSRQKIRELSTARIGSLLRISGQVVRTHPVHPELVSGTFLCLECQSVMKDVEQQFKYTQPNICKNPVCANRRHFMLDPNKSRFVDFQKVRIQETQAELPRGSIPRSVEVILRAEAVEMAQAGDRCDFTGTLIVVPDVAALAVSGTRAETSSRVTGGRQGFDADGIQGLKALGVRDLSYRLAFLACYVAPTNPQFGGKDLRQEDQTAESVKNQMTVQEWEKVFEMSQDKNLYHNLCTSLFPTIHGNNEIKRGILLMLFGGVGKTTMEGTSLRGDINVCIVGDPSTSKSQFLKHVEDFAPRAVYTSGKASSAAGLTAAVVKDEESHEFVIEAGALMLADNGVCCIDEFDKMDLKDQVAIHEAMEQQTISITKAGVKATLNARTSILAAANPIDGRYNRSKSLKQNVNMSAPIMSRFDLFFILIDECNEVTDYAVARRIVDLHFRNMESVERVYATDEIQRYILFARQFKPKITAEAKEFVVDQYKRLRQRDSSGSTKSAWRITVRQLESMLRLSEGMARLYCSDEVHPKHVKEAFRLLNKSVIRVDSPDINFDQEQDNGEMNDQNDRMGTNGNHAEEAMDTEHGAGSPEKTSTAKPALKMTFAEYRRVSNLIVLHMQKMEDIDEESSLKMSELINWYLKEMESEMESEAELVAKKNLIEKVLHRLIHYDHIIIELTKTGLKKVGDEGEEPVIEEDPFLVVNPNYILED is encoded by the exons ATGGAGCCTGGAGCTGAGACTAGCACTGCAGGAGTTTCAGTAAAAGATGACCTTTCagaaaaatgtcagaagttattTCTTGAGTTCTTGGAGGA GTTTCAGGACACAAACGGGGAGCTTTTGTATCATCCTGATGCTGAGGAGCTCATTCGACCAGAGAGAAACACACTGACTGTAAACTTCACCAACATTGAGCACTTCAATCAGCAACTAGCTACCACCATTCAGGAGGAGTATTACAG GGTATACCCATTCCTATGCAGAGCAGTGCGTTACTTTGCAAGAGATCATGGGAACATGCCAGTAGCCAAAGAGTTCTATGTGGCCTTCTCTGACTTTCCATCAAGACAAAA GATCCGAGAGCTCTCCACGGCCCGGATCGGGTCCCTACTGCGTATCAGTGGCCAGGTGGTGAGGACACACCCAGTGCACCCTGAGCTCGTCAGTGGTACCTTCCTGTGTCTGGAATGCCAGTCGGTTATGAAAGATGTTGAGCAGCAGTTTAAATACACCCAGCCCAACATTTGTAAGAACCCAGTCTGTGCCAATCGACGTCACTTCATGCTGGACCCCAACAAGTCCCGTTTTGTGGACTTTCAGAAG GTGCGTATCCAGGAGACCCAGGCGGAGCTGCCTCGTGGCTCCATCCCCCGCAGTGTGGAGGTGATCCTGAGGGCAGAGGCTGTGGAGATGGCTCAGGCAGGGGACCGCTGTGACTTTACCGGCACACTGATCGTCGTACCAGACGTCGCTGCCCTGGCTGTGTCAG GCACCAGGGCAGAGACCAGCAGCAGAGTGACTGGGGGGAGGCAGGGCTTTGATGCAGATGGGATCCAGGGACTGAAGGCTCTGGGTGTCAGGGATCTGTCCTACAGACTGGCCTTCCTAGCCTGCTACGTGGCCCCCACTAACCCTCAG TTTGGTGGTAAAGATCTCCGCCAGGAAGACCAGACTGCAGAGAGTGTGAAGAACCAGATGACTGTTCAGGAGTGGGAGAAAGTGTTTGAGATGAGTCAAGACAAgaacctctaccacaacctctgcACCAGCCTCTTCCCCACTATCCATG GGAATAATGAGATCAAGCGTGGAATCCTATTGATGCTCTTTGGCGGTGTTGGCAAGACGACCATGGAGGGCACATCTCTGAGGGGGGATATTAATGTTTGCATTGTTGGGGACCCCAGTACCTCCAAGAGCCAGTTCCTAAA ACACGTGGAGGACTTTGCGCCCAGGGCAGTCTACACCAGTGGGAAAGCCAGCAGCGCGGCCGGGTTGACGGCAGCTGTAGTGAAAGATGAGGAGTCCCATGAGTTTGTCATCGAGGCTGGGGCCCTCATGTTGGCAGATAAC GGAGTCTGTTGCATTGATGAGTTTGACAAGATGGACCTGAAAGACCAGGTAGCCATTCATGAGGCCATGGAACAGCAGACCATCTCCATCACTAAGGCTGGAGTGAAG GCCACTCTGAATGCTCGCACCTCCATCCTGGCAGCTGCTAACCCCATAGACGGGAGATACAACCGCTCTAAGTCTCTGAAACAGAACGTCAACATGTCAGCACCCATCATGTCCAGATTTGACCTCTTCTTCATTCTGATTGATGAGTGCAATGAG GTGACAGATTATGCCGTAGCCAGGCGTATCGTAGACCTGCACTTTAGAAACATGGAGTCTGTGGAGCGAGTCTACGCCACTGATGAGATTCAGAGATACATACTGTTTGCTCGTCAGTTTAAACCAAAG ATCACAGCAGAGGCAAAAGAGTTTGTGGTGGACCAGTACAAGCGTCTGCGTCAGCGGGACAGCAGCGGCAGCACCAAGTCAGCCTGGCGCATCACCGTCAGGCAGCTAGAGAGCATGCTCCGACTATCTGAGGGCATGGCCAGGCTCTACTGCTCAGATGAG GTGCATCCTAAACACGTTAAGGAGGCCTTCCGGCTATTGAATAAGTCTGTCATCCGCGTCGACTCCCCAGATATCAACTTCGACCAGGAACAAGACAATGGTGAAATGAATG atcagaaTGACAGGATGGGCACAAATGGCAATCATGCAGAGGAGGCTATGGACACAGAGCATGGGGCAGGCAGCCCGGAGAAGACCAGCACTGCCAAGCCTGCCCTCAAGATGACCTTTGCTGAGTACAGAAGGGTCTCCAACCTCATTGTTTTGCACATGCAGAAGATGGAAGATA TTGATGAAGAGTCCTCACTGAAGATGAGCGAGCTGATTAACTGGTACCTGAAAGAAATGGAGAGTGAGATGGAGTCAGAAGCTGAGCTGGTTGCCAAGAAGAATCTTATAGAGAAAGTGCTTCACAGACTAATCCATTAT GACCACATTATCATAGAGTTAACGAAGACTGGGCTGAAGAAAGTTGGTGATGAGGGAGAGGAACCTGTGATCGAAGAGGACCCATTCTTAGTGGTCAACCCCAATTACATCCTGGAAGATTAG